The genomic interval CGCGGACCTCGACGACGAGTGGCTCTACCGGATGCGCTGGATCGACCGGGTCACCCTCGTCGTCCAGATGCTCCTCGACTCGCAGGCGACGCTCCTCGACGCCGAGGCGGCCGCGGAGAAGTCGACGTGGTCGCTGCGCGTCCTCTACCCCACCCGAGACGCCCTCTCGAAGACGTACGACTTCTGCGACGAGAACGACGTGACGTTCGACATCAGGAAGGTCCACGAACTGGACACCGAACCGGCCGGCCAGTACGGCATCACGGAGAACCAGTACGCCGCGCTCCGCGCGGCCTGCGAGGGCGGCTACTTCAAGATTCCACGCGAGACGAACCTCGACGTGGTCGGCGAGGAACTGGGTCTCTCCCACCAGGCCGTCTCCGAGCGCATCCGTCG from Halomarina salina carries:
- a CDS encoding helix-turn-helix domain-containing protein, which codes for MAVVVVGRVPVEEFALEQTLSTVPNVDFSGGRIVQSSEDEVVPIIWARGNERDTIHEALTDDPTTEEATILADLDDEWLYRMRWIDRVTLVVQMLLDSQATLLDAEAAAEKSTWSLRVLYPTRDALSKTYDFCDENDVTFDIRKVHELDTEPAGQYGITENQYAALRAACEGGYFKIPRETNLDVVGEELGLSHQAVSERIRRGTDQLISETLLIGNSRDR